The window ACATCAGGCAATTCCCACCGTCGTCACCACTCCCCAACCTCGTCGTGGGGTCTCAGGAATCTCCATTGGCACCTTGCTGCTTGCTGCCATGGATGACTTTTTGAACACCACCGAGTACCATCCGATAGTTGTCGACGGTAACATGAAGCTCGACGTGTGGTACACGAACGAGCCTGGCAAGGTGGAGGAGATCATTGCCTTGTACGAGGACTGGTTGCGCGAGGAGAAGTACAAGTTTGTTGGACTCGGCATGGAGTTCACACGAAAGGATTGTTATGGGCGTAGAAAAGTCACCGTCATGCTACTGGCTATGCGGAATCATGTCTTGGTCTATCACTTCTGCAAGGCCAGGACGGAGTGCCCTGCCCTGAAGGATTTCCTTGAGAATAGAGGTATAACTTTCTCTAGTGTGGGCGTCAGGAATGTTAGAGATGCTCTTTTTCAAGATTTCATCAGAATTCCAGAAGAGTACCACATCGACATCCAAGAGAAGTTCATGATCAAAGGCGGCGAAGAAAGGGAATCCATGGAGGACTTAGCAGGAGCCATCATTGACAAATCTTACTCGAAGCTGGAGTCCTCTTTTCCAGAACTTCTTCGTCACTACTGGGATTGGAAGCCACTTACCTTTGATCACCGGAAATATGGATCTATTGTAAGTGAAGATTTCATTTTCGTTAGTTTCTGCCTTTGTTGCAAGAACAGTATGTTTTTTTTGTATATTCATGTTTTCATTTGCTTTTCCTTCAGGAAGGGTATGTGAGCTATGAGCTATACCATCGGTTTCTGTCGATGAGGGACATCTTGCATCGTCGATGTCTTCCTGATCTCAGATGGCGATGACGTTTCTAAGGAGGAGTCCAGGTGGAAGTGCTGGCAAGATGGATTGTGTGATGAATTGGTTATTTGATAGTTATTGTATGGGGTAATATTACATCGACTGATGAATTTGTAAttgtggtggttttattttgaactGGATGGAGTTGACTAGTTTGGAAATTTAAGTTTATTTTCGTTCCATTATGTTTTTCTTGTTTGGATGCCTTCAAGAATATTTTCCTCTATGATTTTATGCTACGTGTTGGTATAAGATGAGATGTATTAAGAGGACCACTCAGATGTGCACTTTCGTGAATGTAGGGAGCGCACAGTCGTCTGCTCAGGGAGGCATTGTTTTTGTTTTAGGCAAGGCACGCTCTGGTGTTATTAGTTTGCTAGTTGGTTCAGTTCTTCTCTCAATATGGTCACACAGAAAGGTAGGGGCGTTACTTTCACTTTGTGTTCGTAGTGTGTTTGGCATGGTTGTTTTTATATTGAATATACGGT is drawn from Aegilops tauschii subsp. strangulata cultivar AL8/78 chromosome 1, Aet v6.0, whole genome shotgun sequence and contains these coding sequences:
- the LOC141033816 gene encoding uncharacterized protein, giving the protein MDDFLNTTEYHPIVVDGNMKLDVWYTNEPGKVEEIIALYEDWLREEKYKFVGLGMEFTRKDCYGRRKVTVMLLAMRNHVLVYHFCKARTECPALKDFLENRGITFSSVGVRNVRDALFQDFIRIPEEYHIDIQEKFMIKGGEERESMEDLAGAIIDKSYSKLESSFPELLRHYWDWKPLTFDHRKYGSIEGDGNPV